From Xenopus tropicalis strain Nigerian chromosome 3, UCB_Xtro_10.0, whole genome shotgun sequence, the proteins below share one genomic window:
- the ppp2ca gene encoding serine/threonine-protein phosphatase 2A catalytic subunit alpha isoform, whose translation MDEKAFTKELDQWIEQLNECKQLSENQVKTLCEKAKEILTKESNVQEVRCPVTVCGDVHGQFHDLMELFRIGGKSPDTNYLFMGDYVDRGYYSVETVTLLVALKVRYRERITILRGNHESRQITQVYGFYDECLRKYGNANVWKYFTDLFDYLPLTALVDGQIFCLHGGLSPSIDTLDHIRALDRLQEVPHEGPMCDLLWSDPDDRGGWGISPRGAGYTFGQDISETFNHANGLTLVSRAHQLVMEGYNWCHDRNVVTIFSAPNYCYRCGNQAAIMELDDTLKYSFLQFDPAPRRGEPHVTRRTPDYFL comes from the exons ATGGATGAAAAGGCGTTCACGAAGGAGTTGGATCAGTGGATCGAGCAGCTGAATGAGTGCAAGCAGCTATCGGAGAACCAGGTCAAGACTCTGTGCGAGAAG GCAAAAGAAATCTTAACAAAAGAATCAAATGTCCAGGAAGTTCGGTGCCCAGTCACAGTATGTGGAGATGTACACGGACAATTTCACGATCTTATGGAACTGTTCAGAATTGGAGGCAAATCACCAGATACAAATTATTTGTTTATGGGAGACTATGTTGACAGAGGATATTACTCTGTTGAAACTGTAACGCTGCTTGTTGCACTTAAG GTTCGCTATCGGGAACGCATCACAATCCTCCGAGGAAATCATGAAAGTAGACAAATCACACAAGTATATGGATTTTATGATGAATGCTTAAGGAAATATGGAAATGCAAATGTCTGGAAGTATTTCACTGACCTTTTTGACTACCTCCCCCTGACTGCACTGGTAGATGGTCAG ATCTTTTGTTTGCACGGAGGACTGTCTCCTTCAATAGATACACTTGATCATATACGGGCCCTTGATCGCCTTCAAGAAGTTCCACATGAG ggtCCAATGTGTGACTTACTTTGGTCTGACCCAGATGATCGTGGTGGCTGGGGCATATCACCTCGAGGTGCAGGTTATACATTTGGACAGGATATATCTGAAACATTCAACCATGCTAATGGCCTTACTTTGGTTTCAAGAGCCCATCAGCTAGTGATGGAA GGATACAATTGGTGCCATGATCGGAACGTAGTAACCATTTTTAGTGCTCCAAATTATTGTTACCGCTGTGGCAACCAAGCTGCAATAATGGAACTTGACGACACACTAAAATATTCATT CTTGCAGTTTGACCCAGCACCACGCAGGGGAGAGCCACATGTGACCCGTCGCACACCCGACTACTTCCTGTAA
- the skp1 gene encoding S-phase kinase-associated protein 1: protein MPSIKLQSSDGEIFEVDVEIAKQSVTIKTMLEDLGMDDEGDDDPVPLPNVNAAILKKVIQWCTHHKDDPPPPEDDENKEKRTDDIPVWDQEFLKVDQGTLFELILAANYLDIKGLLDVTCKTVANMIKGKTPEEIRKTFNIKNDFTEEEEAQVRKENQWCEEK from the exons atgCCTTCTATAAAGCTGCAGAGTTCTGATGGAGAGATTTTTGAAGTGGATGTTGAAATTGCAAAGCAGTCAGTAACAATTAAAACTATGTTGGAag aTCTGGGTATGGATGATGAAGGTGATGATGACCCTGTGCCACTTCCCAATGTTAATGCTGCAATCCTTAAAAAA GTCATTCAGTGGTGTACACATCATAAAGATGATCCCCCTCCACCCGAAGACGATGAAAACAAAGAGAAGAGAACAGATGATATCCCTGTGTGGGACCAAGAGTTTTTAAAAGTGGATCAGGGAACACTATTTGAACTGATTTTG gcTGCCAACTATTTGGATATCAAAGGATTGCTTGATGTCACCTGCAAGACAGTTGCAAACATGATTAAAGGAAAAACGCCAGAAGAAATTCGAAAGACCTTCAACATCAAAAACGACTTTACTGAGGAGGAAGAAGCTCAG GTACGCAAAGAGAATCAGTGGTGTGAAGAAAAGTGA